In the genome of Fulvivirga maritima, one region contains:
- a CDS encoding endonuclease/exonuclease/phosphatase family protein encodes MKNVLKAILIVFVLVGSITTSSFAQNKEYIKVMTSNIRMASKGDGINYWNNRRDWYADFVKFEGVDIFGAQEVLYSQLTDIQDRLPDYAHIGVGREGENKGEFSPIFYKKDKYEVLSSETFWLSPTPNEVGSKGWDAALPRIVTWARFKSKETGEEFYFFNTHFDHVGQEARKQSAAMIKEKVAEVAGKLPAFVTGDFNVPPANAPYQELTSGKNKMKDTYDEAAKKYGPSYTFNGFELEPDTNRDRIDYIFFNGKITILTYQVMDGQRGKRFISDHFPIIVEAELK; translated from the coding sequence ATGAAAAATGTTTTAAAGGCCATATTAATTGTTTTTGTATTGGTCGGCTCTATTACTACTTCTTCTTTTGCCCAAAATAAGGAGTACATAAAAGTGATGACCTCTAACATAAGAATGGCCTCAAAAGGAGATGGAATTAACTACTGGAATAACCGCAGAGACTGGTATGCTGATTTCGTAAAGTTTGAAGGTGTAGACATATTTGGAGCTCAGGAAGTGCTGTATTCACAGCTTACTGATATTCAGGATCGTTTACCGGATTATGCTCATATTGGGGTAGGCAGAGAAGGAGAGAATAAAGGAGAATTTTCGCCGATCTTTTACAAAAAAGATAAATATGAAGTTCTGAGTTCTGAAACCTTCTGGCTTTCTCCTACACCTAATGAGGTAGGCTCCAAAGGTTGGGATGCCGCTCTGCCTAGAATTGTAACTTGGGCTCGCTTTAAAAGCAAAGAAACTGGAGAAGAGTTCTATTTCTTCAATACCCACTTTGACCATGTGGGGCAAGAAGCAAGAAAGCAAAGTGCTGCAATGATTAAAGAAAAGGTAGCCGAAGTGGCCGGCAAGTTGCCCGCTTTCGTAACAGGCGATTTTAATGTACCTCCTGCCAATGCTCCTTATCAAGAGCTGACGTCAGGTAAAAATAAAATGAAGGATACTTATGATGAGGCGGCTAAGAAATATGGCCCTTCTTATACCTTCAATGGCTTTGAATTAGAGCCTGACACTAATAGAGATAGGATTGATTACATATTCTTTAATGGTAAAATAACCATTTTAACCTATCAGGTGATGGATGGCCAGCGTGGTAAAAGGTTTATTTCAGATCACTTTCCCATAATAGTGGAAGCTGAATTAAAATAA
- a CDS encoding RagB/SusD family nutrient uptake outer membrane protein has translation MKYLRNISILLLTVFAFSCSDDYLDREPLSEVTPDNFFQRASDLELYTNGFYRMFPGIETYNGDQVVDNIITNTLSEEMRSARIVPTTGGGWDWGDLREINFFLENYGKCDDEEAKKHYGGIAHFFRAYFYFQKVKRFGDVPWYDQTLNPEDIEELQKPRDDRQFVVDKILQDLDTAIANIDDNQETYLLTKYTALALKSRVGLYEGTYEKYRNMEGYEDYLNASIDASEELMNNSPYVVYNTGNPNEDYLHLFNSHDAISTEMILSRQYSTELNVTHNVNYYTTTSSYGTPGVPRNLIDTYLNSDGSRFTDVPNHDQMAFADEVADRDPRLAQTIRTPGYTRVGQSQQLAPNLGATMTGYQIIKYVTEPQFDTNEQSITDLPIFRFGEVLLNYAEAKAELGNLTQADLDRSINLLRARVAMPELTMADANGNPDPYLSAQYPNVQGSNQGVILEIRRERRIELFMENFRWDDIVRWHSGETLTQPLRGLYFPGAGEYDLDADGNIDVVLYENEPPANQTEGIQYYQLGSDIILDENGLIDPHPDFNGRAFNENRDYLYPIPRIEIQLNSNLEQNPGWN, from the coding sequence ATGAAATATTTAAGAAACATATCTATACTACTGCTTACCGTTTTTGCTTTTAGCTGTAGTGATGATTATTTGGATAGAGAACCATTATCAGAAGTAACGCCTGACAATTTCTTCCAGCGGGCTAGTGATCTGGAATTGTATACCAATGGATTTTACAGGATGTTCCCGGGCATTGAAACCTATAATGGAGATCAGGTAGTGGATAATATTATTACCAATACACTCAGTGAAGAGATGAGAAGTGCTCGTATAGTGCCTACCACTGGTGGTGGCTGGGACTGGGGTGATCTGCGAGAAATCAACTTCTTTCTTGAAAATTATGGAAAGTGTGATGATGAAGAAGCCAAGAAGCACTATGGTGGTATAGCACATTTTTTCAGAGCCTATTTTTACTTTCAAAAGGTGAAAAGGTTCGGAGATGTGCCTTGGTATGATCAAACGCTGAACCCGGAAGACATAGAAGAATTACAAAAGCCAAGAGATGACCGTCAGTTTGTAGTAGACAAAATACTGCAAGATTTAGACACTGCCATTGCTAATATTGATGATAATCAAGAGACTTATCTGTTAACAAAATATACCGCTTTGGCTTTAAAGTCAAGAGTAGGGTTATATGAAGGTACTTATGAAAAATACAGGAATATGGAAGGCTATGAAGATTATCTCAATGCCTCCATTGATGCATCAGAAGAGTTAATGAATAATTCGCCATATGTAGTTTACAATACAGGCAATCCTAATGAAGATTATCTACACCTATTTAACTCGCATGATGCCATAAGTACGGAAATGATCCTAAGCAGGCAATATTCTACTGAGCTTAATGTAACACATAACGTTAATTATTATACCACCACATCTTCTTACGGTACTCCCGGAGTTCCCAGAAATTTGATAGATACTTATTTAAACAGTGATGGAAGTAGATTTACGGATGTTCCTAATCATGACCAAATGGCTTTCGCCGATGAAGTGGCTGATCGTGATCCACGTTTAGCTCAAACCATACGTACTCCCGGCTATACCAGAGTAGGGCAGAGTCAGCAGTTAGCGCCTAATTTAGGAGCTACTATGACGGGGTATCAGATTATTAAATATGTAACAGAACCTCAGTTTGATACCAATGAACAATCTATCACTGACCTGCCTATCTTCAGATTTGGAGAAGTGTTGCTCAACTATGCTGAAGCTAAAGCGGAATTAGGAAACTTAACCCAAGCAGATCTAGATCGATCTATAAACCTGTTGAGAGCAAGAGTAGCTATGCCAGAATTAACCATGGCAGATGCTAATGGCAATCCCGATCCTTATTTATCAGCTCAGTACCCTAATGTGCAGGGGTCTAATCAAGGGGTTATACTGGAGATTAGAAGGGAAAGAAGAATAGAGCTTTTCATGGAAAATTTCAGATGGGATGACATAGTTCGTTGGCACTCAGGAGAAACCTTGACTCAGCCTTTAAGAGGTTTGTACTTTCCTGGTGCGGGAGAATATGATTTAGATGCCGATGGTAATATTGATGTGGTTTTATATGAAAATGAGCCTCCGGCAAATCAAACAGAAGGTATACAGTATTATCAGCTTGGAAGTGATATCATATTAGATGAAAATGGCCTTATAGATCCGCATCCTGATTTTAATGGGCGTGCTTTCAATGAAAATAGGGACTATTTATATCCAATTCCTAGAATAGAAATACAACTAAACTCTAACTTAGAGCAAAACCCTGGATGGAATTAA
- a CDS encoding SusC/RagA family TonB-linked outer membrane protein has translation MKKIILTMLMISIGISTYATASPTARGKTEVAAPELINLNLKDVSIAKVLQLIERQTGKKFIYRSDQVIFQKRISINANNQELAQVLDLLKTKGGLEFKMSSNGILVKRNADASVSQLDKIEIKGKIVDKNGAPLPGANVIVESSGTGTVSDFNGEFKLEVPEDAVIIITYIGYQSQTIQVNGRTSFNIVLEEDSSTLNEVVVVGYGETSKESLIDAVAPIDAEQITERPISNAVSGLQGLSPGLNITQSSGAPSSNPTINIRGFTSINGGEPLIIIDGVEGDLNSLNPNDIESISVLKDAGASAIYGARGAFGVVLVTTKKAKEGNVAINFNSTTAISTPTINTDFVTDPYQAVQLVDQSFQLATGNSYTGYNDRDYQALQEVSLDPSRARTITDIRNGREQYVYYGNTNWWDRFFRKTYPSQIYNGSISGGSDKVKGYFSYRHYKSTGILKVQDDVYKKYNLRGKVDIKFNEWLTFSNNMQYNNSNNYEHGGSQYGWDPAFSGNIYVHALPFYMPTNPDGTATWRTELNNYTIGDGAFASLLQGKAIQETINSQYSNIATANIKPFAGMDVTASYAIRRNNYNQTQRSTRIPYSIYTNEINTFGTDQITEYNTTSNYDAFNIYGEYKHFFGDHFLKATLGFNQEKYLTKSIEASKQNSISNDLNSLGLATSNPQATGSASEWAIQGLFYRLAYDYKGKYLVEFNGRYDGSSRFPSDYRWGFFPSVSAGWLINKEAFFDGLSNTVNLFKVRASYGSLGNQNIADYAYIPTMSNSIDNGYALNGNTLGYITAPALNPTEITWEEVKTLDLGTDITLLDNSINITFDWFQRDTDGMLTQGATLPSVLGTSSPQENAADLRTRGFELSLGYNHEFNVASSPLNFSIVGNLSNSVTKITSFNNPNNSLLDYYEGMTIGELWGYHVDGLFQSEAEIEGHADQTRVSNRIVAAGGLQPGDVRYVDLDGNGVIDEGENTLANSGDKRVIGNTAPQYLYSFRLSANWKGFDISAFFQGVGKQDWYPSTDSRIFWGMYARPYVSFIRKDLAENIWSEDNRDALYPRLFGYTALGDSESLGAVNDRYLQSVAYLRLKNLTVGYTLPKRIIDKLPINKFRIYFSGDNLLTFTKLTDYIDPEAASNSVNLNAPSTSSNRGTAQTVPFSEVYSLGVSVQF, from the coding sequence TCAATTTGAATTTAAAGGATGTATCTATAGCCAAAGTTTTACAATTAATAGAAAGGCAAACCGGCAAAAAATTCATCTACAGATCTGATCAGGTTATTTTTCAAAAGAGAATATCTATCAATGCCAATAACCAGGAGCTTGCTCAAGTGCTGGACTTATTAAAAACCAAAGGGGGATTAGAATTTAAAATGAGTTCTAATGGAATCTTGGTTAAAAGAAATGCCGATGCATCAGTATCTCAATTAGACAAAATTGAAATCAAAGGAAAGATAGTGGATAAAAATGGAGCGCCACTACCCGGTGCTAATGTAATAGTAGAGAGCAGCGGTACGGGAACAGTCTCTGATTTCAATGGTGAGTTTAAGCTTGAGGTGCCAGAAGATGCAGTGATCATTATTACCTACATTGGTTATCAGAGCCAGACTATTCAGGTAAATGGTAGAACCAGCTTTAATATAGTGCTGGAAGAAGATTCTTCTACCTTAAATGAAGTGGTAGTGGTGGGTTATGGAGAAACCAGTAAAGAAAGCCTTATTGACGCAGTAGCTCCTATAGATGCTGAGCAAATTACTGAAAGACCTATTTCTAATGCTGTTTCTGGTCTACAAGGTTTAAGCCCAGGACTTAATATTACGCAGTCCAGCGGAGCTCCTTCGTCAAATCCTACTATTAACATCAGAGGTTTTACTTCTATCAATGGAGGTGAGCCTTTAATCATTATAGATGGGGTAGAAGGAGATTTGAACAGTCTTAATCCTAATGACATAGAATCTATAAGTGTGTTGAAAGATGCTGGGGCATCAGCTATTTATGGTGCCAGAGGAGCTTTCGGGGTGGTTTTAGTAACTACTAAAAAGGCTAAGGAAGGCAATGTGGCTATTAACTTTAATAGTACTACAGCTATTAGCACACCAACTATTAATACTGATTTTGTGACTGATCCCTATCAGGCAGTACAGCTGGTGGACCAATCTTTTCAATTGGCCACAGGTAATAGCTATACCGGTTATAATGACAGAGATTATCAGGCCTTGCAAGAGGTGTCTTTAGATCCTTCAAGAGCCAGAACAATTACAGACATAAGAAATGGAAGAGAGCAGTATGTGTATTATGGTAATACTAACTGGTGGGATCGTTTCTTCAGAAAAACATATCCTTCTCAAATCTATAATGGATCTATTTCTGGTGGTTCTGATAAGGTAAAGGGATATTTCTCTTACAGACATTATAAATCTACCGGCATATTGAAAGTGCAAGATGATGTATACAAAAAATACAACTTGCGTGGTAAGGTTGACATTAAGTTTAACGAGTGGCTGACTTTCAGTAATAACATGCAATACAATAATTCTAACAATTATGAGCATGGCGGTAGTCAGTATGGGTGGGACCCTGCTTTTAGTGGTAATATCTATGTGCATGCTTTGCCCTTCTACATGCCCACTAACCCGGATGGAACAGCAACCTGGAGAACGGAATTAAACAACTATACTATTGGTGATGGCGCTTTTGCTTCCCTGTTACAAGGTAAAGCCATTCAGGAAACTATCAACTCCCAGTACTCTAACATTGCCACTGCTAACATTAAGCCTTTTGCAGGAATGGATGTTACGGCCAGCTACGCTATAAGAAGGAATAATTACAATCAAACCCAAAGATCTACTCGCATTCCTTATTCTATTTATACAAATGAAATTAATACGTTCGGTACGGATCAGATCACAGAGTACAATACCACCAGTAATTATGATGCCTTTAATATTTATGGAGAGTATAAACATTTCTTCGGTGATCATTTCCTGAAAGCTACTTTGGGCTTTAACCAGGAGAAGTATTTAACCAAATCCATTGAAGCTTCTAAGCAAAACAGTATATCTAATGACCTCAATTCATTAGGCCTGGCTACCAGCAATCCGCAAGCCACAGGAAGTGCTTCAGAGTGGGCCATTCAAGGGCTTTTCTATCGATTGGCTTATGACTATAAAGGCAAGTACTTGGTAGAGTTCAATGGCCGTTATGATGGTTCTTCACGTTTTCCTTCTGATTACCGTTGGGGCTTTTTCCCTTCTGTTTCTGCCGGCTGGCTCATTAATAAAGAGGCCTTTTTTGATGGACTTTCTAATACAGTAAACCTATTTAAAGTAAGAGCATCTTATGGATCATTGGGTAACCAAAATATAGCTGACTATGCCTATATCCCTACCATGAGTAACAGCATTGATAATGGTTATGCGCTTAATGGCAATACGCTGGGTTATATTACCGCTCCGGCGCTCAATCCTACGGAAATCACCTGGGAAGAAGTGAAGACCCTGGATTTAGGTACAGACATTACCTTGCTAGACAATAGCATTAACATTACGTTTGATTGGTTTCAAAGAGATACTGATGGCATGCTGACACAAGGCGCTACTTTACCTAGTGTTTTAGGTACTTCTTCGCCACAGGAAAATGCAGCAGATTTAAGAACGAGAGGGTTCGAATTATCTTTGGGGTATAATCATGAATTTAACGTAGCCAGCTCGCCTTTGAACTTTTCAATAGTTGGTAATCTTTCAAACTCTGTTACTAAAATCACCAGTTTTAACAACCCTAACAATAGCCTGCTAGATTATTATGAAGGCATGACCATTGGTGAATTATGGGGATATCATGTAGACGGTCTATTTCAGTCAGAAGCTGAAATAGAAGGACATGCTGATCAAACCAGAGTTTCCAACAGAATAGTGGCAGCTGGTGGTTTACAGCCCGGAGATGTACGCTATGTAGATCTTGATGGCAATGGTGTGATAGATGAAGGAGAAAATACACTAGCCAATTCTGGAGATAAGAGAGTGATAGGTAACACAGCGCCACAGTATCTGTATAGCTTCAGGCTAAGTGCTAACTGGAAAGGGTTTGATATTTCTGCCTTCTTCCAAGGCGTAGGCAAGCAAGACTGGTATCCCAGCACTGATTCAAGAATTTTCTGGGGTATGTACGCCAGACCCTATGTTTCATTTATCAGAAAAGATTTAGCGGAGAACATTTGGTCTGAAGACAACAGAGATGCGCTTTATCCCAGGTTATTTGGTTACACCGCTTTGGGTGATAGTGAATCATTGGGAGCTGTAAATGATCGTTACTTACAAAGTGTAGCTTACCTCAGGCTTAAAAACCTAACTGTAGGTTATACCTTGCCTAAGCGCATTATTGATAAACTGCCCATTAATAAGTTTAGAATCTACTTCAGCGGAGACAATTTGTTGACTTTCACCAAACTCACAGATTATATAGATCCCGAAGCAGCCAGTAACTCGGTTAACTTAAATGCTCCTTCTACCTCTTCTAATCGCGGTACAGCGCAAACAGTACCATTCTCAGAGGTCTATTCATTAGGAGTATCTGTACAATTTTAA
- a CDS encoding TldD/PmbA family protein: MKRRDFMQLAGLGTGAMMIPTSMWGKEIPVEALMDPGLDVASKKKLADVALNTAKSLGATYADSRIGRYLNQYVFTREDKVQNVVNTESFGMGIRVIAQGTWGFASTNDVSPEGIKKATEQAVAIAKANSKIQKEPVVLAPVSSYGEVSWKTPIEKDFKDVPVSEKVDLLLKANAAAMENGASFVNSALFMVNEQKYFASTEGSYIDQDIHRIWPTFGVTAVDQAKGKFKSRQALSAPMGMGYEYMDGLASEKIAGPGDLQFYRYSYDIVDDAIAAAKQAKEMLTAKSVDPGKYTMVLDPNHLGLTIHESVGHPLELDRVLGYEANYAGTSFATLDKWKSKDFEYGSKLVNIVADKTQPHSLGAVGYDDEGVKTKKWDLIRNGVLVNYEAIRDQVHMLDQKESHGCCYAQSWNDVQFQRMPNVSLEPGKEKCSVNDMIKDVEKGIYIAGRGSYSIDQQRYNFQFGGTVFYEIKDGKIGEMLNDVAYQSNTQEFWNSCTKICDKDDYRMFGSFFDGKGQPPQVSAVSHGCSTSRFDNVNVINTGRNI, encoded by the coding sequence TTGAAACGAAGAGATTTTATGCAACTGGCCGGTTTGGGCACAGGAGCCATGATGATACCTACCTCTATGTGGGGAAAGGAAATTCCCGTAGAGGCACTCATGGATCCGGGCCTGGATGTAGCCAGTAAGAAAAAATTAGCAGATGTAGCTCTAAATACAGCCAAATCACTCGGTGCAACCTACGCCGATAGCAGAATAGGCAGGTATCTCAATCAGTATGTGTTTACCAGAGAAGACAAAGTACAAAATGTGGTTAACACAGAGTCTTTTGGTATGGGCATAAGAGTGATAGCTCAAGGTACCTGGGGTTTTGCATCTACTAATGATGTCTCTCCGGAAGGAATTAAAAAGGCCACTGAGCAAGCAGTAGCTATTGCTAAGGCCAATTCTAAAATTCAAAAGGAGCCAGTAGTGCTAGCGCCGGTTAGTAGCTATGGAGAAGTAAGCTGGAAAACGCCAATAGAGAAGGACTTCAAAGATGTTCCTGTTTCTGAAAAAGTAGATTTGTTGCTTAAAGCAAATGCTGCAGCTATGGAAAATGGTGCCAGTTTCGTTAATTCTGCCCTTTTTATGGTTAACGAACAAAAGTACTTTGCTTCTACGGAAGGATCATACATTGATCAGGACATTCACCGCATATGGCCTACCTTCGGCGTTACAGCCGTAGACCAGGCTAAAGGTAAATTCAAGTCTAGGCAGGCACTTAGCGCGCCTATGGGCATGGGATATGAGTATATGGATGGACTGGCTTCTGAGAAAATAGCGGGTCCCGGGGATCTTCAATTCTACAGGTATAGTTATGATATTGTGGATGATGCCATTGCTGCCGCAAAACAAGCTAAAGAAATGCTTACAGCCAAGTCAGTAGATCCTGGCAAATATACTATGGTATTAGACCCAAATCATTTAGGTTTAACCATTCATGAGTCTGTCGGTCACCCGCTTGAACTGGATAGGGTTTTAGGTTATGAAGCCAATTATGCAGGTACCAGCTTTGCCACTTTAGACAAATGGAAATCGAAAGACTTTGAATATGGTAGCAAGTTAGTCAATATAGTAGCTGATAAAACACAGCCCCACTCTTTAGGCGCCGTGGGTTATGATGATGAAGGAGTAAAAACCAAAAAATGGGATTTGATCAGAAATGGCGTTTTGGTAAACTATGAAGCCATAAGAGATCAGGTTCATATGTTGGATCAAAAAGAGTCTCATGGCTGCTGCTACGCTCAGAGCTGGAATGACGTTCAGTTTCAAAGAATGCCCAATGTATCATTAGAGCCCGGAAAGGAAAAATGTTCGGTAAATGATATGATTAAAGATGTAGAAAAAGGCATCTATATTGCCGGAAGAGGATCTTATTCTATTGATCAGCAGAGATATAACTTCCAGTTTGGAGGTACGGTATTTTATGAGATTAAAGATGGAAAAATAGGAGAGATGCTAAACGATGTCGCTTATCAGTCTAACACACAGGAGTTCTGGAATTCTTGTACTAAAATATGCGACAAGGATGATTACCGCATGTTCGGATCCTTCTTTGATGGCAAAGGTCAGCCACCACAAGTGAGTGCCGTTTCACATGGTTGTTCTACCTCACGGTTTGATAATGTAAACGTAATCAACACCGGTAGAAACATTTAA
- the dinB gene encoding DNA polymerase IV: MRKIIHIDMDAFYASVEQRDNPELKGKAVAVGGSSRRGVVAAASYEARKFGVRSAMPSKLAAVKCPDIIFIKPRFEAYKEVSQQIRNIFYDYTDLVEPLSLDEAYLDVTTNKKDMPSATLIAQEIRKRILEETNLTASAGISINKFLAKTASDVNKPNGFFLIAPDEAEKFVETLPIARFFGIGKVTADKMKRMGIQNGADLKKYAEADLVSRFGKAGRYYYRIARGVDDREVTPNRIRKSLGAENTFEDDLTTVAELKEQLNKITQILIGRMEKSGTKGKTLTLKVKFHDFQQITRSKTIAKWIENTEQITALYEELLDTFDKEDVKIRLLGLSVSNLNHEIKEEPIGQQLTLKF; the protein is encoded by the coding sequence ATGCGAAAAATCATTCATATAGACATGGATGCTTTCTATGCCTCTGTAGAACAGCGAGATAACCCCGAGTTGAAAGGCAAGGCTGTAGCGGTAGGTGGTAGTTCTCGCCGTGGAGTAGTGGCCGCTGCCAGCTATGAAGCGCGGAAATTTGGTGTAAGGTCTGCTATGCCTTCTAAACTAGCAGCAGTAAAATGTCCTGATATCATATTTATTAAACCCAGGTTTGAGGCCTACAAAGAGGTCTCTCAGCAGATACGTAACATCTTTTACGACTACACTGATTTGGTGGAACCACTCTCATTAGATGAAGCCTATTTAGATGTGACTACTAACAAAAAGGACATGCCATCAGCTACTCTTATAGCTCAGGAGATAAGGAAACGCATTTTAGAAGAAACCAACCTTACTGCTTCAGCCGGTATTTCTATTAATAAATTCTTAGCAAAAACCGCTTCTGATGTTAATAAACCGAATGGTTTTTTCCTTATTGCACCAGATGAGGCAGAAAAATTTGTAGAAACCCTACCCATTGCCCGGTTCTTCGGAATTGGTAAAGTAACAGCTGATAAAATGAAGCGGATGGGGATTCAAAATGGTGCCGACCTAAAAAAGTATGCCGAAGCGGATTTAGTAAGCAGGTTTGGCAAGGCTGGCCGGTATTATTACCGAATAGCCAGAGGAGTAGATGATCGTGAAGTAACTCCTAACAGAATAAGGAAATCATTAGGAGCAGAAAATACTTTTGAAGATGATCTCACCACAGTGGCTGAATTAAAAGAGCAACTCAATAAAATAACACAGATACTTATTGGCCGAATGGAAAAATCTGGCACTAAAGGTAAAACTCTAACTTTAAAAGTGAAGTTCCATGATTTTCAGCAGATTACCAGAAGTAAAACCATAGCCAAGTGGATTGAAAACACGGAGCAAATCACAGCACTATATGAAGAACTTTTAGATACCTTTGATAAAGAAGATGTGAAGATACGGTTGTTAGGACTGTCCGTTTCTAACCTTAATCATGAGATAAAAGAAGAGCCAATTGGTCAGCAACTAACCCTTAAGTTTTAA